GTACATCTCTTTCAGTTGCTGTTCAGTAAATCTCTTTTCGATTTCTGGGACATATTCCTTCGGTGCTTTGTCGGAAATCGCGATATTGTCAGTCCACTCAATCAGTGTGTAGTTTGCAGTTTGATTGATCGAAGGTATATCAACGATGCCGCATTTTTCCAAGTAGTTTCGGGGAAAGAGGTGGTGGAGCTCGAGGGGAGATTTCGGTCCTCTCACCGATGGATCCAGCAGATCATTGACCTTCATATCAGAGAAGAGGACGGGTGCATTGAGGACGGAGAGAGCGGCGATGTATGCGAATCTCGCCGGACTTCTCGAAGCACTCGTCGCGAGTTCATTCGGTAGCGTGATACTCCAGAAGTCCTCGGTGAGGACCGCTTCCATTTCCCGCTTCAAGATCCTCACGAATTCGTCAGGATCACCGGTGTTCCTCAGGTATTTTAGATCCTGTTCAAGACGACTTTCGGGGGAACCAGTATATCTTCCTGTGAGAAGTGACATGAATGTCCAGGCAGCGATAATCCTCCGGAGCGTTTTTATCTCTAGACCAAAATCCCTCTTTCCGATGAGCCAGAGGGCATAGGCGTAGAAGAGCGTGTTGGGGGAAGAGATGTAACTGCCGCTCCTGAACCCGGCGTGGACAGGCGTCTTCAGAAACTCATGCCAGTTTAGAAGATCCAGTGTATATTTCTGCGCCTCTTTGAGCAAATTAAGGTTTTTAATTCTTTCTTCTTCAGAGTACTCCCTCGTCTGCAGATTTCTGCCTCTCAAAAGAGAATAGACCGTGTCTAGTCTCCCCCGTCTGAAGCCCAACGCGATGACTGCGCGGAGGAGCTGGTCTGGAGTCGGATTGATGAAGCGGTTGAAGGGAGTCGCTGAAGTCTTTCCGGGATGCCTGGCATCCTCACAGAACTTTTCCAGTTCGTCCCTCCCTTCGCTCCAGTAAACGGACATAAGGGTGAGTATGAAATCTGATTGGTTGAGGGTCACACCTGCGCTGTTTATTCGTACAAAGATCTCAGACATCTCTTCGTCCGGTATGCTCGATGCCAGTTCGAGACACGTAAGAGGATAATTGATCAAGTTGTACAGCCGGTTTATCGCCCTGTATACCTTCTCTTCGATTTCGTTGTTTATCTCTCTCTTTTCCTTGAGCCGGGTGAGATATTCTTTCACGAAGGCGTACTCCCCAGATGAACCTGACCAAATCCTGCTTATGTCAGGTATCCAGTCCGGGTTCTTCATGATTGCACTGTCTGTCACATCGAACTTTTCTTCCAGCGGGTTGAAGGCGATATTGATTTTTCGGGAATCGTAATTCTTCCAGATGATGTTCTTCCCTTTAATGACGGCATAAAGCGAAGTCAAACGCTGCTGTCCATCAATAATTAACAACCGTGGATACTTCTGCTTCCCTTCTACACCGATTTGCCTAGAAAATTCATCCGTCGCATTTTCCCAGAACAGGAAATATCCGATAGGGTATCCTCTATACATCGAGTCAAACAAATCCCTGACCTTTGTGTTCTTCCAGATAAATGGCCTCTGAATATCGGGTAGGGCGATCTCGCCCATCT
This DNA window, taken from Methanomassiliicoccales archaeon, encodes the following:
- a CDS encoding DUF262 domain-containing protein produces the protein MDQVCFRKVDYTVIKIVNDIEMGEIALPDIQRPFIWKNTKVRDLFDSMYRGYPIGYFLFWENATDEFSRQIGVEGKQKYPRLLIIDGQQRLTSLYAVIKGKNIIWKNYDSRKINIAFNPLEEKFDVTDSAIMKNPDWIPDISRIWSGSSGEYAFVKEYLTRLKEKREINNEIEEKVYRAINRLYNLINYPLTCLELASSIPDEEMSEIFVRINSAGVTLNQSDFILTLMSVYWSEGRDELEKFCEDARHPGKTSATPFNRFINPTPDQLLRAVIALGFRRGRLDTVYSLLRGRNLQTREYSEEERIKNLNLLKEAQKYTLDLLNWHEFLKTPVHAGFRSGSYISSPNTLFYAYALWLIGKRDFGLEIKTLRRIIAAWTFMSLLTGRYTGSPESRLEQDLKYLRNTGDPDEFVRILKREMEAVLTEDFWSITLPNELATSASRSPARFAYIAALSVLNAPVLFSDMKVNDLLDPSVRGPKSPLELHHLFPRNYLEKCGIVDIPSINQTANYTLIEWTDNIAISDKAPKEYVPEIEKRFTEQQLKEMYSYHALWEGWYDMDYFDFLEERRKRMANVIRSGFMRLVDSSYPEGSETVAIAEKVQQPSTLLRYFE